The Candidatus Neomarinimicrobiota bacterium genomic sequence CACTCCAAGTGATATTCAATTAAAAGAAGGAGAATGCATTCAATGTATGACTGGCGCAAAAATCCCCAATGGTGCCGATGCCATCATCATGGTGGAAGATAGCAGTGGATTTTCTGACGCTGAATCTGTCCAAATTAGGATTGAAGCTTCGCCAGGAAAACACATTCGAAAAATGGGAGAAGAAATTAAAGAAGGAGAAATTCTAATTGAAAAAGGAGTGCGAATTTCCCCCAATGAAATTGGGACAATGGCCACCTTTGGATATGGGAAAATTGAAGTTGCGAGAAAACCAAAGATTGCGATTTTTGGCACGGGAGATGAATTGATAGAACCGGGGAATAAATTAAAAGAAGGACAGATTTATAATTCAAATTTATATGTGTTTTCCGAATTGGTAGAAAAAGCCGGCGGTGAAATCGTCATGCGTAATGTGATCAAAGATGATAAAGATTCCTTGAGAACATTTTTATCCGAAGCGCTGAAAACCTGTGATATCATTATTTCTTCTGGTGGCGTGTCTATGGGGCGATATGATTATGCTCGAGATGTTTTTATGGAATTAGGCGTAGTAGAAGATTTCTGGAAAGTAGCACAAAAACCAGGTAAACCACTCTTTTTTGGAACTGGAAATTCCACATTAATTTTTGGACTTCCGGGGAATCCTATTTCATCCTATATCGGATTTATGGAATGGGTTTGGCCCGTGATTGAAACCATCATGGGAAAAAAAGAATCGAAAAAAGTAACCGCGATTTTGAAAAAAACATTTCCGCGAGAAAAAGTAAAATATCGATTCTTATTTGGCAAAGCTTGGATTGAAAATGGACAATTGGTCTGTGAACCATCTGCAAAAGTGGGGTCTCACATGTTATCATCGTCGCTGGAAGCCAACTGTATTCTTGAATCTGAACCGGGAAATGGGCATTTGAAAGTAGGTGAAAAAATCACTATCAATATTTTACCATGGAAAAGATTGAAATGATTATAACGATAAAATGTTTTTCCTTTGTGCGCTATGCCTTGGATCAAAAGAAATTGGTATTAGATTTAGAGGATGGGACCACAACTGAATCCTTAGAAAAAATAGTTCGAGAAATGGCCAATGGAAAACTCGACGATATTATCTTAAGAACAGCTGTGAATCAATCTTATACCATTCAATCAGTTGAATTGAAAGATGGCGATGAGGTTGTTTTTATTCCTCCGGTTCAAGGAGGTTAAATGGTCATTGTCGAAATCAATTATGGACAGATTCTCCCTTTTCCATCGGAAGATAATAGGAAGCAAGATGGTGCAGAATTTGTATTTAATGGCCGCGTTCGAGCGACAGAACATGGAGAAGAAATCACAGCCCTTGAATATGAACAGTATGAAGGTATGGCTGAGG encodes the following:
- a CDS encoding molybdopterin molybdotransferase MoeA, whose translation is MIPLQEAKSIVTNHIFSMETESVSLSETGNRILAQDIVATFPSPQFDNSAMDGFAVLSSDTKDATPENPVILKLVGVSSAGTPSDIQLKEGECIQCMTGAKIPNGADAIIMVEDSSGFSDAESVQIRIEASPGKHIRKMGEEIKEGEILIEKGVRISPNEIGTMATFGYGKIEVARKPKIAIFGTGDELIEPGNKLKEGQIYNSNLYVFSELVEKAGGEIVMRNVIKDDKDSLRTFLSEALKTCDIIISSGGVSMGRYDYARDVFMELGVVEDFWKVAQKPGKPLFFGTGNSTLIFGLPGNPISSYIGFMEWVWPVIETIMGKKESKKVTAILKKTFPREKVKYRFLFGKAWIENGQLVCEPSAKVGSHMLSSSLEANCILESEPGNGHLKVGEKITINILPWKRLK
- a CDS encoding MoaD/ThiS family protein, whose protein sequence is MIITIKCFSFVRYALDQKKLVLDLEDGTTTESLEKIVREMANGKLDDIILRTAVNQSYTIQSVELKDGDEVVFIPPVQGG